In a genomic window of Streptomyces puniciscabiei:
- a CDS encoding carbohydrate ABC transporter permease, whose amino-acid sequence MATPVRIRRQLPFSPWLFAVPGLLVTGVFVLYPFVSTLVNSFTDRRTLLPGHFVGLANFRELLHDDMFWTGLRNSTLYIVGVVPALVVLPLLLALLVQKNIPGITFFRSAFYTPVVASIVVVGLIWVWLLDERGLVNSLLETIGIGRVGFLSDQWLLLLSAMAVTVWKGLGYYMIIYLAALANVPRELHEAAAVDGAGPVRRFLSVTVPAVRSTMVLVAALSSVAAFKVFSEVYLMAGPDGGPAGEDTTLVMLVQRTGTGLTGRVGYASALSVVVFLVTVALMLLVLRADRREES is encoded by the coding sequence ATGGCGACCCCGGTCCGCATCAGGCGCCAACTGCCCTTCAGCCCCTGGCTGTTCGCCGTGCCGGGACTGCTCGTCACGGGCGTCTTCGTGCTCTACCCGTTCGTCTCCACCCTGGTGAACTCCTTCACCGACCGCCGCACCCTGCTGCCGGGCCACTTCGTGGGCCTCGCCAACTTCCGTGAGCTGCTGCACGACGACATGTTCTGGACCGGCCTGCGCAACAGCACCCTGTACATCGTCGGCGTCGTACCCGCCCTGGTCGTCCTGCCCCTGCTGCTCGCGCTGCTGGTGCAGAAGAACATCCCCGGCATCACCTTCTTCCGCTCCGCCTTCTACACCCCGGTCGTCGCCTCGATCGTGGTCGTCGGGCTGATCTGGGTGTGGCTGCTGGACGAACGCGGACTGGTCAACTCGCTGCTGGAGACGATCGGGATCGGCCGGGTCGGCTTCCTCAGCGACCAGTGGCTGCTCCTGCTGAGCGCGATGGCCGTCACGGTGTGGAAGGGCCTCGGCTACTACATGATCATCTACCTGGCGGCGCTGGCGAACGTGCCGCGCGAACTGCACGAGGCCGCCGCCGTGGACGGCGCGGGCCCGGTGCGCCGCTTCCTCTCGGTCACCGTGCCCGCCGTCCGCTCCACCATGGTGCTGGTCGCCGCCCTCTCCTCGGTCGCCGCCTTCAAGGTGTTCTCCGAGGTGTATCTGATGGCCGGCCCCGACGGCGGCCCGGCCGGCGAGGACACCACGCTGGTCATGCTCGTCCAGCGCACCGGCACGGGCCTGACCGGCCGCGTGGGCTACGCCTCCGCGCTGTCGGTCGTCGTGTTCCTCGTCACCGTCGCGCTCATGCTGCTGGTGCTGCGCGCCGACCGCCGGGAGGAGTCGTGA
- a CDS encoding ABC transporter substrate-binding protein, with translation MPMSRRALAAAAVALVLPLSACGSGGDGGGSTDASGKVEGDITFQTWNLRANFKPYFEGLIADFEKKYPGTHVKWVDQPAEGYADKLSAEAGGGTLPDVVNVSPDLVAPLAKAGLALDLDKAAATYRSEYLPGAWAGHQVPGMSGTYAFPWYLNTGPLFYNKALFTKAGLNPDHPPQTYDELFADALRMAKKSGGKVATLANVPTIEDFGRYGVTLMNKQGTAFAFNDAKGVELLSKYKELYDAKALDPQALTATPESSGKKFLTGAVAMNPGSALDLDNFKKNAPSLYRNIGITDQITSTGHVNMYVMGVMVNSRTRHTPAAVAFAHFVTDAQNQMAFAKQVAIFPSTAGSLNDPYFTKEDGTDETRVRVAAAKSLKSAVNYTPVLFSDQMKTALRNEVAKALQGKESPEQALDNAVNAADRLLQQG, from the coding sequence GTGCCCATGTCTCGCAGAGCCCTCGCCGCCGCTGCCGTCGCCCTCGTCCTGCCGCTGAGCGCCTGCGGCTCGGGCGGCGACGGCGGCGGCTCGACCGACGCGTCCGGCAAGGTCGAGGGCGACATCACCTTCCAGACCTGGAATCTGCGCGCGAACTTCAAGCCGTACTTCGAGGGCCTCATAGCCGACTTCGAGAAGAAGTACCCCGGCACGCATGTGAAGTGGGTCGACCAGCCCGCCGAGGGCTACGCCGACAAGCTCAGCGCGGAGGCCGGCGGCGGCACCCTGCCCGACGTCGTCAACGTCTCCCCGGACCTGGTCGCGCCGCTCGCCAAGGCGGGCCTCGCCCTCGACCTCGACAAGGCGGCCGCCACGTACAGGTCCGAGTACCTGCCCGGCGCCTGGGCCGGCCACCAGGTGCCGGGCATGAGCGGCACGTACGCCTTCCCCTGGTACCTGAACACCGGGCCGCTCTTCTACAACAAGGCCCTGTTCACCAAGGCCGGACTGAACCCCGACCATCCGCCGCAGACGTACGACGAACTCTTCGCCGACGCCCTGCGGATGGCGAAGAAGAGCGGCGGCAAGGTCGCCACCCTCGCGAACGTGCCCACCATCGAGGACTTCGGCCGCTACGGCGTCACCCTGATGAACAAGCAGGGCACCGCGTTCGCCTTCAACGACGCCAAGGGAGTCGAACTCCTCAGCAAGTACAAGGAGTTGTACGACGCCAAGGCCCTCGACCCGCAGGCGCTGACCGCCACCCCGGAGTCCTCCGGCAAGAAGTTCCTCACCGGCGCCGTCGCCATGAACCCCGGCAGCGCCCTCGACCTGGACAACTTCAAGAAGAACGCGCCCAGCCTGTACCGGAACATCGGCATCACCGACCAGATCACCAGCACCGGGCACGTCAACATGTACGTGATGGGCGTGATGGTCAACTCCCGCACCAGGCACACCCCGGCCGCCGTCGCCTTCGCCCACTTCGTCACCGACGCGCAGAACCAGATGGCCTTCGCCAAGCAGGTCGCCATCTTCCCCAGCACCGCCGGCTCCCTGAACGACCCCTACTTCACCAAGGAGGACGGCACCGACGAGACCCGGGTGCGCGTCGCCGCCGCCAAGTCCCTCAAAAGCGCGGTCAATTACACGCCCGTGCTGTTCAGCGACCAGATGAAGACCGCGCTGCGCAACGAGGTGGCCAAGGCGCTCCAGGGCAAGGAGAGCCCCGAGCAGGCTCTTGACAACGCTGTCAACGCCGCCGACCGACTGCTCCAGCAGGGCTGA
- a CDS encoding LacI family DNA-binding transcriptional regulator, whose protein sequence is MPTKRSPARRPTMKDIARRAGVSESAVSFALNGRPGVSEATRARVRRVAEQLGWRPSTAARALSGEGAATVGFVLARPAHTLGVDSFFLQLVSGIQEVLAERHLGLLFQVAEDVPEECAVYRRWWAEHRVDGVLVADPRAADPRPDLLDELGLPAVVIGGAPDVRHPGLATVRADDAGAMASVVDELTALGHRRIVHIAGLPELAHTQRRIATLRAEAERRGLTEVRSVTTDYSDAQGAAVTRRVLGDPPVPTALIYDNDVMAVAGLAAAAERGFRIPQDVSVVSWEDSALCRMVTPRLSALSRDSAEFGRTAARELLSLLDGNPARSVGVPVPRLTGRGSTASVPVNPPSGQPT, encoded by the coding sequence GTGCCGACCAAACGGTCCCCCGCGCGCCGGCCCACCATGAAGGACATCGCCCGGCGGGCCGGAGTCTCCGAGAGCGCCGTGTCCTTCGCGCTCAACGGCCGCCCCGGCGTCTCCGAGGCCACCCGGGCGCGGGTCCGCCGGGTCGCCGAGCAGCTCGGCTGGCGGCCCAGCACCGCCGCCCGCGCCCTGTCCGGCGAGGGCGCCGCCACGGTCGGCTTCGTCCTCGCCCGCCCCGCACACACGCTGGGCGTCGACTCCTTCTTCCTCCAGCTCGTCTCCGGCATCCAGGAGGTGCTGGCCGAGCGGCACTTGGGCCTGCTGTTCCAGGTCGCGGAGGACGTGCCCGAGGAGTGCGCGGTGTACCGGCGCTGGTGGGCCGAGCACCGGGTCGACGGCGTCCTGGTGGCCGACCCGCGCGCCGCCGACCCGCGCCCCGACCTGCTGGACGAACTCGGGCTGCCCGCCGTGGTGATCGGCGGCGCACCCGACGTACGGCACCCCGGCCTGGCCACGGTCCGGGCGGACGACGCGGGCGCTATGGCCTCCGTGGTGGACGAGCTGACGGCGCTCGGTCATCGCCGGATCGTGCACATCGCCGGGCTGCCCGAACTGGCCCACACCCAGCGCCGTATCGCCACGCTGCGGGCCGAGGCGGAGCGGCGCGGGCTCACCGAGGTCCGCTCGGTCACCACCGACTACTCCGACGCCCAGGGCGCCGCCGTCACCCGCCGCGTGCTCGGCGACCCGCCCGTCCCCACGGCGCTCATCTACGACAACGACGTGATGGCCGTGGCCGGCCTGGCCGCCGCCGCGGAACGGGGCTTCCGCATCCCGCAGGACGTGTCGGTGGTCTCCTGGGAGGACTCGGCCCTGTGCCGCATGGTCACCCCCCGGCTGTCCGCGCTCTCCCGCGACAGCGCGGAGTTCGGCCGCACGGCGGCCCGCGAACTGCTGTCGCTGCTGGACGGCAACCCGGCCCGCTCGGTGGGGGTGCCGGTGCCACGGCTGACGGGGCGGGGCAGTACGGCGTCGGTTCCCGTCAACCCGCCCTCTGGGCAGCCCACTTGA
- a CDS encoding alpha-L-fucosidase: MSMYPRRLILGAAAGATAAAALPLTTPPPARAAGQQMTWATVPDPVPVPLDALYDNDGIDTGSARGGDFDGSGYTFPGDELPAGRIEVDGIPFAFPASTAGAKNNVVALGQRIDLPRGRYLSAAFLTAGSYGDASGQVTVHYADGSTSTAGLGGADWYAAGGSLSAPYRYKPDGTKDEHTVGIGTSEVWIDPRRAAVAMTLPVTNPAEANKASLHVFALSLQPAAQGRALALRDAHSTASLLEATGAQSVEATVVNAGTVPILSGDDVSARVDVPGARTVEPARIRRLDPGEQTRVRIGIRNRTGTAPGTRQDGTVTVVGRGAQAASARSRLTLGVADYQPTGSSLSGHQAPYWFQGAKFGIFIHWGVYSVPAWAPVGKQYAEWYWDQMQDPANPTHAYHRATYGEDFAYDDFIPRFTAERFDPRAWVELFREAGAQYHVLTSKHHEGFALWDTKVSDRNAVRLGPKRDLVGELFEASRRYAPELHRGLYFSMPEWFNPDNPWMGHAPRNPYTLRPVPYTGYTAGKDYVHDYQAPQMLELIHGYDPEIIWCDIGGANDSLHVLAEYFNHAKNRARPIDVTVNNRSGIAFHDFTTPEYTTYANTVVAKWESSRGLDPFSYGYNRATPDAAYMTAEEVVHSLVDIVSKNGNFLLDIGPRADGTIAEILQSRLRETGAWLKVNGEAIYDTTYWSRMAQLGEDLRFTVRPDEAFYIHSLAEPGARLIVEAPVPVRSGDKVTMLGYDRPLNWTVSGGSLVVDVPEAARRAGRHVWVFKVSWRA, from the coding sequence ATGAGCATGTATCCCAGACGTCTGATCCTGGGCGCGGCAGCCGGCGCGACCGCTGCGGCCGCCCTGCCGCTCACCACCCCACCCCCCGCGCGGGCCGCCGGACAGCAGATGACGTGGGCCACCGTCCCCGACCCGGTGCCCGTCCCGCTCGACGCCCTCTACGACAACGACGGCATCGACACCGGCTCCGCCCGCGGCGGCGACTTCGACGGCTCGGGCTACACGTTCCCGGGCGACGAACTCCCCGCGGGCCGCATCGAGGTCGACGGCATCCCCTTCGCCTTCCCCGCGTCGACTGCGGGCGCCAAGAACAACGTCGTCGCGCTCGGCCAGCGCATCGACCTGCCCCGAGGCCGCTACCTGTCGGCCGCCTTCCTCACCGCCGGGAGTTATGGCGACGCGTCCGGCCAGGTCACCGTCCACTACGCCGACGGTTCCACCAGCACCGCCGGCCTCGGCGGCGCCGACTGGTACGCGGCGGGCGGTTCACTGTCGGCGCCGTACCGCTACAAGCCGGACGGCACCAAGGACGAGCACACCGTCGGTATCGGCACGTCGGAGGTGTGGATCGACCCGCGGCGCGCGGCCGTCGCCATGACCCTGCCGGTCACGAACCCCGCCGAGGCGAACAAGGCGTCCCTGCACGTCTTCGCCCTCTCCCTCCAACCCGCCGCCCAGGGACGGGCGTTGGCCCTGCGCGACGCCCACTCCACCGCCTCCCTGCTGGAGGCCACCGGCGCCCAGAGCGTCGAGGCCACGGTCGTCAACGCCGGCACCGTCCCGATCCTCTCCGGCGACGACGTGTCCGCGCGCGTCGACGTCCCCGGCGCCCGCACCGTCGAGCCCGCCCGCATCCGCCGCCTCGACCCCGGCGAACAGACCCGCGTCCGCATCGGCATCCGCAATCGCACGGGCACAGCCCCCGGTACCCGGCAGGACGGCACGGTGACCGTGGTCGGCCGAGGCGCTCAAGCCGCGTCCGCCCGCAGCAGGTTGACCCTCGGAGTGGCCGACTACCAGCCCACCGGGTCATCCCTCTCCGGGCATCAGGCGCCGTACTGGTTCCAGGGCGCCAAGTTCGGCATCTTCATCCACTGGGGCGTCTACTCGGTGCCCGCCTGGGCACCGGTCGGCAAGCAGTACGCCGAGTGGTACTGGGACCAGATGCAGGACCCTGCCAACCCCACGCACGCCTACCACCGCGCCACCTACGGTGAGGACTTCGCCTACGACGACTTCATCCCGCGCTTCACCGCCGAGCGCTTCGACCCGCGTGCCTGGGTGGAGCTGTTCCGGGAGGCCGGCGCCCAGTACCACGTCCTGACCTCCAAACACCACGAGGGCTTCGCCCTGTGGGACACGAAGGTCTCCGACCGCAACGCCGTCCGGCTGGGCCCGAAGCGCGACCTGGTCGGGGAACTGTTCGAGGCATCCCGGCGGTACGCCCCCGAACTCCACCGCGGGCTCTACTTCTCCATGCCGGAGTGGTTCAACCCCGACAACCCGTGGATGGGCCACGCCCCGCGCAACCCGTACACCCTGCGGCCGGTTCCGTACACGGGATACACCGCGGGCAAGGACTACGTGCACGACTACCAGGCCCCGCAGATGCTCGAACTGATCCACGGCTACGACCCGGAGATCATCTGGTGCGACATCGGCGGTGCGAACGACAGCCTCCATGTCCTCGCCGAGTACTTCAACCACGCCAAGAACCGGGCCCGCCCGATCGACGTGACCGTCAACAACCGCTCGGGCATCGCCTTCCACGACTTCACGACGCCCGAGTACACGACGTACGCCAACACGGTCGTCGCCAAGTGGGAGTCCAGCCGGGGGCTCGATCCGTTCAGCTACGGCTACAACCGGGCAACCCCGGACGCCGCCTACATGACGGCCGAGGAGGTCGTGCACAGCCTCGTCGACATCGTCTCCAAGAACGGCAACTTCCTCCTGGACATCGGGCCGCGCGCCGACGGCACCATCGCGGAGATCCTGCAGTCCCGGCTGCGGGAGACGGGCGCCTGGCTCAAGGTCAACGGCGAGGCGATCTACGACACGACGTACTGGTCGCGGATGGCGCAGCTCGGCGAGGACCTGCGGTTCACGGTCCGCCCCGACGAGGCGTTCTACATCCACTCGCTGGCCGAGCCGGGCGCGAGGCTGATCGTCGAGGCGCCGGTGCCGGTGCGGTCCGGTGACAAGGTCACCATGCTCGGCTACGACCGCCCCCTGAACTGGACCGTCTCAGGCGGCTCGCTGGTCGTCGACGTACCGGAGGCCGCACGGAGGGCGGGCCGCCATGTGTGGGTGTTCAAGGTGAGCTGGCGGGCCTGA
- a CDS encoding amidase: MGDWAGRSAAEIAAAVREKRVTPREVAAEHLARIERLDGRIGAFRKVRAEAALAEADEVASRTDLAELPLAGVPVAVKDNLAVRGESHRDGSAATPDTPAAEDHVTVARLRAAGAVVVGLTNVPELCVYGTTEGVFGTARNPWDTSRTAGGSSGGSAAAVAAGLVPVALGNDGMGSLRIPAANCGLVTLKPGHGVVPAGIGNGDWFGMSENGPLATTVEDLRLVLGVLAGSDVPAVDEAPRRRIAAAVRSPLAGVSVSGSYTTAVREAAGELARAGHRVRRAEPPYPLSLGVTALRHWTAGTAVDAEGLDQARLARRTRVHAAVGRRFVRSVRTGDSRERLRARLTPFFTEYDALLTPALARRSPKAGPWHERGWLRNVLVNTAYSPFTPPWNLTGWPAMSVPFGTLPSGAPCAVQLVGRPGSESVLLELAEELQALRPWRRTAPVD; the protein is encoded by the coding sequence GTGGGTGACTGGGCCGGGCGGAGTGCCGCCGAGATTGCCGCCGCCGTACGCGAGAAGCGGGTGACACCCCGGGAGGTGGCGGCCGAGCACCTCGCCCGGATCGAACGGCTCGACGGCCGGATCGGGGCGTTCCGGAAGGTGCGGGCCGAGGCGGCGCTCGCCGAGGCCGACGAGGTGGCCTCCCGCACCGATCTGGCCGAACTGCCGCTCGCCGGCGTGCCGGTGGCCGTGAAGGACAACCTGGCGGTGCGCGGCGAGTCCCACCGCGACGGCTCCGCCGCCACCCCCGACACCCCGGCCGCCGAGGACCACGTCACGGTGGCCCGGCTGCGGGCCGCCGGTGCGGTGGTCGTGGGCCTGACGAACGTGCCGGAGCTGTGTGTCTACGGCACCACCGAGGGCGTGTTCGGCACCGCCCGCAATCCGTGGGACACCTCCCGCACGGCGGGCGGCTCCTCCGGCGGCAGCGCGGCCGCGGTGGCCGCGGGCCTGGTACCGGTCGCGCTCGGCAACGACGGGATGGGGTCGCTGCGCATCCCGGCGGCGAACTGCGGCCTCGTCACGCTGAAGCCGGGGCACGGCGTGGTGCCGGCGGGGATCGGCAACGGCGACTGGTTCGGCATGTCGGAGAACGGCCCCCTGGCCACGACGGTCGAGGACCTGCGGCTGGTGCTGGGCGTGCTGGCGGGCTCCGACGTCCCGGCCGTGGACGAGGCACCGCGCCGGCGGATCGCCGCGGCCGTGCGCAGCCCGCTCGCCGGGGTGAGCGTGAGCGGATCGTATACGACCGCGGTCCGCGAGGCGGCCGGGGAGCTCGCCCGGGCCGGTCACCGGGTGCGGCGGGCCGAGCCGCCGTATCCCCTCTCGCTGGGCGTGACCGCGCTGCGGCACTGGACGGCCGGGACCGCGGTGGACGCCGAGGGCCTGGACCAGGCGCGGCTGGCCCGGCGGACCCGGGTGCACGCGGCGGTGGGACGGCGGTTCGTCCGCTCGGTGCGCACCGGGGACAGCCGCGAGCGCCTGCGCGCCCGGCTGACCCCCTTCTTCACCGAGTACGACGCCCTGCTCACCCCGGCGCTGGCCCGGCGCTCCCCCAAGGCCGGCCCGTGGCACGAACGCGGCTGGCTGCGCAATGTGCTGGTCAACACCGCGTACTCCCCGTTCACCCCGCCCTGGAACCTGACCGGCTGGCCCGCGATGTCGGTCCCGTTCGGCACCCTTCCCTCGGGCGCCCCCTGTGCCGTGCAGCTGGTGGGCCGGCCGGGCTCGGAGTCCGTGCTGCTGGAGCTGGCGGAGGAACTCCAGGCGCTGCGTCCGTGGCGGCGGACGGCGCCGGTGGACTGA
- a CDS encoding GNAT family N-acetyltransferase has protein sequence MLIRQAVADDWPRIWPFWHRIVAAAETYAWDPGTCEDDARALWMNPAKRVYVAEDATGAVVGSAYLTPNYGGPAARVANAGFMVDPARTGEGIGRALAEHVLAEAKAHGYRAMVFNAVVETNPAVRLWTSLGFTVLGTVPEAFEHPRHGRVGLHIMYRSL, from the coding sequence ATGCTGATCAGACAAGCCGTGGCCGACGACTGGCCGCGGATCTGGCCTTTCTGGCACCGGATCGTCGCCGCCGCCGAAACCTACGCCTGGGACCCCGGCACCTGCGAGGACGACGCCCGCGCGCTCTGGATGAACCCGGCCAAGCGTGTGTACGTCGCCGAGGACGCCACCGGAGCCGTGGTGGGCTCGGCCTACCTCACCCCCAACTACGGCGGCCCCGCCGCCCGCGTCGCCAACGCCGGCTTCATGGTCGACCCCGCTCGCACCGGCGAGGGTATCGGCCGCGCCCTGGCCGAACACGTCCTCGCGGAGGCCAAGGCCCACGGCTACCGCGCGATGGTGTTCAACGCCGTGGTCGAGACCAACCCCGCCGTCCGGCTCTGGACCTCCCTCGGCTTCACCGTCCTCGGCACGGTGCCGGAAGCCTTCGAACACCCCCGGCACGGACGGGTGGGGCTGCACATCATGTACCGCTCGCTGTAA
- a CDS encoding SDR family NAD(P)-dependent oxidoreductase: protein MTVTEDGPAAMDEVVYGPGIDPERLAVCLSVLEELDRLEVDHPDAIKVRRATSHIYRTVKQRRRQERRAAKTAHDKAVTEATATGSAERIDDETEGILPSSKVEAGRIAGILQRPRSCYTCKQRYVEVDYFYHQLCQKCAAENRAKRDARTDLTGKRALLTGGRAKIGMYIALRLLRDGAHTTITTRFPKDAIRRFKAMDDSADWLHRLEVVGIDLRDPAQAVALGEQAAEAGPLDILINNATQTVRRLPSAYAALVEGESAPLPAGELPAHHVIGAFNSGAVDGIAALPLGASGLDAQKVADLALVAGNASVARHLEGTAIDAGGLVPDVVDSNTWVQTIEEISPVELLETQLCNYTAPFILISTLRPAMADAAKKAASGRAYVVNVSAMEGVFNRGYKGAGHPNTNAAKAAMNMVTRTSAAEMFETDGILMTSVDTGWITDERPHYDKLRLAEAGFHAPLDLVDGAARVYDPIVRGEAGEDLYGVFLKDYAPGKW, encoded by the coding sequence ATGACGGTGACAGAAGACGGCCCCGCGGCCATGGACGAGGTCGTGTACGGCCCCGGCATCGATCCGGAGCGGTTGGCCGTCTGCCTCAGCGTGCTCGAGGAGCTGGACCGGCTCGAGGTCGACCACCCGGACGCGATCAAGGTGCGCCGGGCCACCTCGCACATCTACCGCACGGTCAAGCAGCGCCGCCGCCAGGAGCGCCGGGCCGCCAAGACCGCCCACGACAAGGCGGTCACGGAGGCCACCGCGACCGGCTCCGCCGAGCGCATCGACGACGAGACCGAGGGCATCCTGCCCTCCTCCAAGGTCGAGGCGGGCAGGATCGCGGGCATACTCCAGCGCCCCCGCTCCTGCTACACCTGCAAGCAGCGCTACGTCGAGGTCGACTACTTCTACCACCAGCTCTGCCAGAAGTGCGCCGCCGAGAACCGCGCCAAGCGGGACGCCCGCACCGACCTCACCGGAAAGCGCGCCCTGCTCACCGGCGGCCGCGCCAAGATCGGCATGTACATCGCGCTGCGGCTGCTGCGCGACGGCGCGCACACCACGATCACCACCCGGTTCCCGAAGGACGCCATCCGCCGTTTCAAGGCCATGGACGACTCGGCGGACTGGCTGCACCGCCTGGAGGTCGTCGGGATCGACCTGCGCGACCCCGCTCAGGCCGTGGCCCTGGGCGAGCAGGCCGCCGAGGCGGGCCCGCTGGACATCCTGATCAACAACGCGACCCAGACCGTACGCCGCCTGCCCTCCGCGTACGCCGCCCTGGTCGAGGGCGAGAGCGCGCCCCTGCCCGCCGGTGAGCTCCCCGCCCACCACGTCATCGGCGCCTTCAACTCCGGCGCCGTCGACGGCATCGCCGCACTGCCCCTCGGTGCCAGCGGCCTGGACGCACAGAAGGTCGCCGACCTCGCCCTCGTCGCGGGCAACGCCAGCGTCGCCCGGCACCTGGAGGGCACCGCCATCGACGCCGGCGGCCTCGTCCCCGACGTCGTCGACAGCAACACCTGGGTGCAGACCATCGAGGAGATCTCCCCGGTGGAGCTGCTGGAGACCCAGCTGTGCAACTACACGGCGCCGTTCATCCTCATCAGCACGCTGCGCCCGGCCATGGCCGACGCCGCGAAGAAGGCCGCCAGCGGGCGCGCCTACGTCGTGAACGTCTCGGCGATGGAAGGCGTCTTCAACCGCGGCTACAAGGGCGCCGGGCACCCGAACACCAACGCCGCGAAGGCCGCCATGAACATGGTCACGCGGACCAGCGCGGCGGAGATGTTCGAGACCGACGGCATCCTGATGACCTCCGTCGACACCGGCTGGATCACCGACGAGCGCCCGCACTACGACAAGCTGCGCCTCGCCGAGGCCGGCTTCCACGCCCCCCTCGACCTGGTCGACGGCGCGGCCCGCGTCTACGACCCGATCGTGCGCGGCGAGGCGGGCGAGGACCTCTACGGCGTCTTCCTGAAGGACTACGCGCCCGGCAAGTGGTGA
- a CDS encoding wax ester/triacylglycerol synthase family O-acyltransferase: protein MTSHLLAPLDLAFWNIESDRHPMHLGALGVFGAHSPTAGAHAADLLAARAAAVPGLRLRIRDVWQPFAFGGATREPDPDFDPLNHVRLHAPTADFHAVAGRLMERPLERGRPPWEAHVLPGEDGMSFAVLFKFHHALADGLRALKLAAGILDPVDLPERAPRAIEPPRGLLPEIRKLPGLVPELVKGALSDVGRALDIGASLARSTLGMRPTSALTSAPSGTRRTAGVVFDIDDVHRVRKTAGGTVNDVLIAVVAGALRRWLEERGDSTNGVAPRALIPVSRRRPRAAHPQGNRLSGYLIRLPVDEPDPLGRLGTVRTAMVRNKDAGPNRGAGAVALLADHVPALGHRLGGPLVGQAARLWFDILVTSVPLPGLGLRLGGHELREVYPLAPLAPGQSLAVAISTYRGRVHYGLVADAEAVPDLDRFAHAVSAEVSVLLDACGA, encoded by the coding sequence TTGACTTCCCACCTGCTCGCTCCACTCGACCTGGCGTTCTGGAACATCGAGTCCGACCGGCATCCGATGCACCTCGGCGCGCTCGGCGTCTTCGGCGCGCACTCGCCCACCGCCGGTGCCCATGCCGCCGACCTGCTCGCCGCCCGCGCCGCCGCCGTGCCCGGGCTGCGCCTGCGCATCCGCGACGTGTGGCAGCCGTTCGCCTTCGGCGGCGCCACCCGGGAGCCCGACCCGGACTTCGACCCGCTCAACCACGTACGGCTGCACGCCCCGACCGCCGACTTCCACGCCGTCGCCGGCCGGCTCATGGAGCGCCCGCTGGAGCGCGGCCGGCCACCGTGGGAGGCGCATGTGCTGCCCGGCGAGGACGGGATGTCCTTCGCCGTGCTGTTCAAGTTCCACCACGCCCTCGCCGACGGGCTGCGTGCGCTGAAGCTCGCCGCCGGCATCCTGGACCCGGTGGACCTGCCCGAGCGGGCGCCCCGCGCCATCGAGCCGCCGCGCGGGCTGCTGCCCGAGATCCGCAAGCTGCCGGGGCTCGTCCCCGAGCTGGTCAAGGGCGCGCTGTCCGACGTCGGCCGGGCCCTGGACATCGGCGCCTCCCTCGCCCGCTCCACCCTCGGCATGCGGCCCACCTCCGCGCTGACCTCCGCGCCGAGCGGCACCCGCCGCACCGCCGGGGTCGTCTTCGACATCGACGACGTGCACCGGGTGCGCAAGACCGCCGGCGGCACCGTCAACGACGTGCTGATCGCGGTGGTCGCCGGGGCGCTGCGGCGCTGGCTGGAGGAACGCGGCGACAGCACGAACGGGGTGGCGCCCCGCGCCCTCATCCCCGTCTCCCGGCGGCGTCCGCGCGCCGCGCACCCACAGGGCAACCGGCTCTCCGGATATCTGATACGGCTCCCCGTCGACGAGCCGGATCCGCTCGGCCGGCTGGGCACGGTACGCACCGCGATGGTCCGCAACAAGGACGCGGGGCCGAACCGGGGCGCGGGTGCGGTGGCGCTGCTGGCCGATCACGTACCGGCGCTGGGTCACCGGCTCGGGGGGCCGCTGGTCGGGCAGGCCGCCCGGCTGTGGTTCGACATCCTCGTCACCAGCGTGCCGCTGCCGGGGCTGGGGCTGCGGCTCGGTGGGCACGAGCTGAGGGAGGTGTATCCGCTGGCGCCGCTCGCGCCGGGGCAGTCGCTGGCGGTGGCCATCTCCACGTATCGCGGCCGCGTGCACTACGGGCTGGTCGCCGATGCGGAGGCTGTGCCGGACCTGGACCGGTTCGCTCACGCGGTGTCGGCCGAGGTGTCGGTGCTGCTGGATGCGTGCGGCGCGTGA